The following proteins are encoded in a genomic region of Streptococcus gwangjuense:
- a CDS encoding YeiH family protein produces the protein MSFLSKNGAGILACLLISTISWYLGGFFPVIGAPVFAIFIGMLLHPFIASHKQLDAGLTFSSKKLLQYAVILLGFGLNISQVFAVGQSSLPVILSTISIALIVAYLFQHFFALDTKLATLIGVGSSICGGSAIAATAPVIHAKEKEVAQAISVIFFFNVLAALIFPTLGTWLHLSNEGFALFAGTAVNDTSSVTATASAWDSLYQTNTLESATIVKLTRTLAIIPITLFLSYWQSREQKNKQGLQLKKVFPLFILYFILASLLTTLLTSLGVASSFFTPLKQLSKFLIIMAMSAIGLKTNLVAMVKSSGKSIVLGAICWIAIILTSLGMQTLIGIF, from the coding sequence ATGTCATTTCTATCAAAAAATGGAGCAGGCATCTTGGCCTGTCTTCTGATTTCCACCATATCTTGGTACTTAGGAGGATTCTTCCCTGTGATTGGCGCGCCTGTCTTTGCAATTTTCATAGGCATGCTTCTCCATCCCTTTATCGCGTCTCATAAACAACTGGATGCTGGATTGACCTTTAGTTCCAAGAAATTGCTCCAGTATGCCGTTATCTTGCTTGGTTTTGGTCTCAATATCTCGCAAGTCTTCGCAGTTGGGCAATCTTCACTCCCTGTCATCCTTTCCACTATTTCAATAGCCTTGATTGTTGCCTACCTTTTCCAACATTTCTTTGCACTGGACACAAAACTGGCTACCTTGATTGGAGTAGGTTCTTCTATCTGTGGGGGTTCTGCCATTGCGGCGACAGCACCCGTTATTCATGCCAAGGAAAAGGAAGTAGCCCAAGCCATCTCTGTTATCTTTTTCTTCAATGTCCTGGCTGCTCTCATCTTTCCAACCCTAGGTACTTGGCTTCACTTATCTAATGAAGGATTTGCCCTCTTTGCAGGAACAGCTGTCAATGACACTTCCTCTGTAACAGCCACAGCCAGCGCCTGGGACAGTCTCTACCAGACCAATACCCTTGAGTCTGCAACCATTGTTAAACTGACGCGCACCCTGGCTATCATCCCTATCACCCTCTTTCTCTCCTACTGGCAAAGTCGCGAGCAAAAAAATAAGCAAGGCTTGCAACTGAAAAAAGTCTTCCCACTTTTTATCCTGTACTTTATCCTTGCATCGCTCCTAACAACCCTACTGACCTCTCTCGGTGTAGCTAGTAGCTTCTTTACCCCTCTTAAACAACTCTCCAAATTCCTCATTATCATGGCCATGAGTGCTATCGGACTCAAAACCAATCTGGTAGCTATGGTCAAATCCAGCGGAAAATCCATTGTTCTCGGAGCCATCTGCTGGATTGCCATCATCCTCACTAGTCTTGGGATGCAAACCCTTATCGGCATTTTCTAA
- a CDS encoding pyridoxal phosphate-dependent aminotransferase, whose product MDLTKRFNKQLDKIQVSLIRQFDQAISEIPGVLRLTLGEPDFTTPDHVKEAAKRAIDQNQSYYTGMSGLLTLRQAASDFVKEKYQLDYAPENEILVTIGATEALSATLTAILEEGDKVLLPAPAYPGYEPIVNLVGAEVVEIDTTENGFVLTPEMLEKAILEQGDKLKAVILNYPANPTGITYSREQLEALVDVLRKYEIFVVCDEVYSELTYTGEAHVSLGTMLRDQAIIINGLSKSHAMTGWRLGLIFAPAAFTAQLIKSHQYLVTAANTMAQHAAVEALTAGKNDAEPMKKEYIQRRDYIIEKMTALGFEIIKPDGAFYIFAKIPASYNQDSFAFLKDFAQKKAVAFIPGAAFGRYGEGYVRLSYAASMETIKEAMKRLEEYMREA is encoded by the coding sequence ATGGACTTAACTAAGCGCTTTAATAAACAGTTAGATAAGATTCAAGTTTCATTGATTCGTCAGTTTGACCAGGCTATTTCGGAGATTCCTGGGGTCTTGCGTTTGACCTTGGGGGAACCTGATTTTACAACGCCAGACCATGTCAAGGAGGCGGCCAAGCGAGCGATTGATCAGAACCAATCCTACTATACAGGGATGAGTGGCCTGCTGACTCTACGTCAGGCAGCCAGTGACTTTGTTAAGGAAAAGTACCAACTGGATTACGCTCCTGAAAATGAAATCTTGGTTACAATTGGGGCGACAGAGGCTTTATCTGCGACTTTGACAGCTATTTTGGAAGAAGGAGACAAGGTTCTCTTGCCAGCTCCTGCCTATCCAGGCTATGAACCGATTGTTAACTTAGTTGGGGCAGAGGTTGTCGAGATTGATACGACTGAAAATGGGTTTGTCTTGACTCCTGAGATGTTGGAGAAGGCCATTTTGGAGCAGGGTGACAAGCTCAAGGCGGTTATCCTTAACTATCCAGCCAATCCGACAGGAATTACCTATAGTCGGGAGCAGTTGGAGGCCTTGGTAGACGTTTTACGCAAGTATGAGATTTTCGTTGTCTGTGATGAGGTCTACTCAGAATTGACCTACACAGGGGAAGCCCATGTGTCTCTAGGAACGATGTTGAGAGACCAGGCTATTATCATCAATGGTTTGTCTAAATCGCATGCTATGACAGGTTGGCGTTTGGGCTTGATTTTCGCTCCTGCAGCCTTTACAGCTCAGTTGATTAAGAGTCACCAGTACTTGGTGACTGCTGCAAATACCATGGCTCAACATGCTGCAGTAGAAGCCTTGACGGCTGGTAAAAACGATGCGGAGCCTATGAAGAAGGAATACATCCAGCGTCGGGATTATATTATCGAGAAAATGACTGCTCTTGGTTTTGAGATTATCAAACCAGACGGTGCCTTCTATATCTTTGCTAAGATTCCAGCAAGCTATAATCAAGATTCTTTTGCTTTTCTGAAGGATTTTGCTCAGAAGAAGGCTGTTGCCTTTATCCCTGGTGCTGCCTTTGGGCGTTACGGAGAAGGCTATGTGCGTCTGTCTTATGCAGCCAGCATGGAGACTATCAAAGAAGCTATGAAACGACTTGAGGAGTATATGAGAGAAGCATGA
- the recO gene encoding DNA repair protein RecO, translating into MIQSITSQGLVLYNRNFREDDKLVKIFTEQAGKRMFFVKHAGQSKLAPVIQPLVLARFLLRINDDGLSYIEDYHEVMTFPKINSDLFVMAYATYVAALADASLQDNQQDAPLFAFLQKTLELMEEGLDYQVLTNIFEIQILTRFGISLNFNECVFCHRVGQAFDFSFKYGACLCPEHYHEDERRCHLNPNIPYLLNQFQAIDFETLETISLKPEIKQDLRQFMDQLYEEYVGIHLKSKKFIDSLADWGQLLKEEKK; encoded by the coding sequence ATGATTCAGTCTATCACGAGTCAAGGCTTGGTGCTCTATAATCGCAATTTTCGTGAGGATGACAAGCTAGTCAAGATTTTTACTGAGCAGGCTGGTAAACGCATGTTTTTTGTCAAACACGCTGGTCAGTCTAAGTTGGCTCCTGTTATTCAGCCCTTGGTGCTGGCACGATTTCTCTTGCGAATCAATGATGATGGGCTCAGTTACATTGAGGACTATCATGAGGTGATGACTTTTCCCAAGATTAATAGTGACCTCTTTGTTATGGCCTATGCGACCTATGTGGCGGCTCTTGCCGATGCTAGTTTGCAGGATAATCAGCAGGATGCTCCCTTGTTTGCTTTTTTGCAAAAGACTTTGGAGTTGATGGAAGAGGGTTTGGATTATCAGGTTTTGACCAATATTTTTGAAATCCAAATCTTGACCAGATTTGGAATTAGCCTCAATTTTAATGAGTGTGTTTTCTGTCATCGGGTCGGTCAGGCTTTTGACTTTTCTTTTAAATATGGAGCCTGCCTCTGTCCAGAGCATTATCATGAAGATGAGAGACGTTGCCATCTCAATCCCAATATCCCTTATCTGCTCAATCAATTTCAAGCCATTGATTTTGAAACCTTGGAGACCATTTCGCTTAAACCTGAAATCAAGCAAGACTTACGACAATTTATGGATCAACTCTACGAAGAGTACGTTGGGATTCACCTAAAATCAAAGAAATTTATTGATTCCCTAGCAGACTGGGGACAATTACTAAAAGAGGAAAAGAAATGA
- a CDS encoding CoA-binding protein, translating to MSQEFINPSDGVIRQYLATSKTLAVVGLSDREETTSNRVTKEMQSRGYKIIPVNPKVAGGEILGEKAYASLAEIPFPVDIVNVYRRSEFLPDVARDFLKADAKIFWAQLGLESLEAEEILRAGGCDDIVMNRCIKREHTRLIEEA from the coding sequence ATGAGTCAAGAATTTATCAATCCAAGTGATGGCGTGATTCGTCAGTATCTAGCAACGAGTAAAACTCTTGCTGTGGTGGGCCTGTCAGACCGTGAGGAAACGACTAGCAATCGAGTGACTAAGGAAATGCAGTCTCGGGGTTATAAAATTATCCCAGTCAATCCCAAGGTAGCAGGTGGTGAAATATTGGGTGAAAAGGCTTATGCTAGTCTAGCTGAGATTCCTTTTCCTGTAGATATTGTCAATGTTTACCGTCGTAGCGAGTTTCTGCCTGATGTGGCGCGTGATTTTCTCAAAGCTGATGCCAAGATTTTTTGGGCACAGCTAGGACTTGAAAGTCTAGAGGCGGAAGAAATCTTGCGTGCTGGTGGATGCGATGACATCGTGATGAATCGTTGCATCAAGAGAGAACATACACGCTTGATTGAGGAAGCATAA
- a CDS encoding class IIb bacteriocin, lactobin A/cerein 7B family codes for MNLEQFYQLSDDELVGTKGGFGLAEAVGIAGVLNAAVQIFNAGYKFGSDLARRGR; via the coding sequence ATGAACTTAGAACAATTTTATCAATTATCTGACGATGAATTAGTGGGAACAAAAGGTGGTTTTGGTCTTGCGGAAGCAGTTGGGATCGCAGGAGTACTGAATGCTGCTGTACAAATTTTTAATGCTGGTTACAAATTTGGTTCAGATTTGGCTCGTCGTGGACGTTAG
- a CDS encoding class IIb bacteriocin, lactobin A/cerein 7B family, whose protein sequence is MTNFDKMEQNFVALTEEELMDVDGGIAPLVVAFGVAAFKGFSVTGGAIILGAGLYQVGKNLK, encoded by the coding sequence ATGACAAATTTTGACAAAATGGAACAGAACTTTGTAGCTCTTACAGAAGAAGAGTTGATGGATGTGGATGGGGGAATTGCACCACTAGTAGTTGCGTTTGGAGTAGCGGCGTTTAAAGGTTTTTCTGTAACAGGAGGGGCTATTATACTGGGAGCAGGTCTTTATCAAGTTGGAAAAAATCTGAAATAA
- a CDS encoding class IIb bacteriocin, lactobin A/cerein 7B family yields the protein MNILVNDNQFAEMTEKELAIVDGGVLPAAVVAVPVGIKVAGYVVGGLSAVGLVAWGYFR from the coding sequence ATGAATATTTTAGTAAATGATAATCAGTTTGCAGAAATGACAGAAAAAGAACTAGCAATAGTTGATGGAGGAGTACTTCCTGCAGCGGTAGTAGCAGTTCCAGTAGGAATCAAGGTTGCAGGGTATGTTGTCGGTGGTTTATCTGCGGTAGGGCTAGTTGCATGGGGTTACTTCAGATAA
- a CDS encoding acyl carrier protein, whose protein sequence is MTEKEIFDRIVTIIQERQGEDFVVTESLSLKDDLDADSVDLMEFILTLEDEFNIEISDEEIDQLQSVGDVVEVVKSKE, encoded by the coding sequence ATGACAGAAAAAGAAATTTTTGACCGTATTGTGACCATTATCCAAGAGCGACAGGGAGAGGACTTTGTCGTGACAGAATCCTTGAGTCTGAAAGACGATTTGGATGCTGACTCAGTTGACTTGATGGAGTTTATCTTGACGCTGGAAGATGAATTTAATATCGAAATCAGTGATGAAGAAATTGACCAACTGCAAAGTGTAGGGGATGTGGTAGAAGTCGTCAAAAGTAAAGAATAG
- the plsX gene encoding phosphate acyltransferase PlsX, protein MKKIAVDAMGGDYAPQAIVEGVNQALADFSDIEVQLYGDESKIKQYLTATERVSIIHTDEKIDSDDEPTRAIRKKKNASMVLAAKAVKEGEADAVLSAGNTGALLAAGFFIVGRIKNIDRPGLMSTLPTVDGKGFDMLDLGANAENTAQHLHQYAVLGSFYAKNVRGIAQPRVGLLNNGTESSKGDPLRKETYELLAADESLNFIGNVEARDLMNGVADVVVADGFTGNAVLKSIEGTAMGIMGLLKTAITGGGLRAKLGALLLKDSLRGLKKQLNYSDVGGAVLFGVKAPVVKTHGSSDAKAVYSTIRQIRTMLETDVVAQTAREFSGE, encoded by the coding sequence ATGAAAAAAATCGCAGTAGATGCTATGGGAGGCGATTACGCACCCCAGGCCATCGTTGAGGGTGTTAATCAAGCCCTAGCTGACTTTTCAGATATTGAGGTTCAACTCTATGGAGATGAAAGCAAAATCAAGCAATATCTAACAGCGACAGAGCGCGTCAGCATTATCCATACGGATGAGAAGATTGATTCAGACGATGAACCTACGAGAGCTATTCGGAAGAAGAAAAATGCCAGTATGGTCTTGGCGGCCAAGGCTGTCAAAGAGGGTGAAGCAGATGCTGTCCTATCGGCTGGGAATACAGGTGCTTTACTAGCGGCAGGATTCTTCATCGTGGGTCGTATCAAGAATATCGACCGTCCTGGGCTTATGTCAACTTTGCCGACTGTAGATGGAAAAGGTTTTGACATGCTAGACCTCGGTGCTAATGCAGAAAATACAGCCCAGCACCTCCATCAATACGCGGTTCTAGGCTCCTTCTATGCTAAAAATGTTCGTGGCATTGCGCAACCACGCGTTGGCTTGCTCAACAACGGAACAGAGAGTAGCAAGGGCGATCCGCTTCGTAAGGAAACTTACGAATTACTAGCAGCTGATGAAAGTTTAAACTTTATCGGAAACGTGGAAGCGCGTGATTTGATGAATGGTGTTGCGGATGTTGTTGTGGCAGATGGTTTCACGGGAAACGCTGTGCTCAAATCCATCGAAGGGACAGCCATGGGAATCATGGGCTTGCTCAAGACCGCTATTACAGGTGGAGGTCTCCGAGCAAAACTAGGCGCACTCCTTCTCAAGGACAGCCTCAGAGGTTTGAAAAAACAGCTCAACTATTCAGATGTTGGTGGAGCGGTCTTGTTTGGTGTCAAGGCACCTGTTGTCAAGACTCATGGCTCAAGCGATGCCAAGGCTGTTTATAGTACAATCCGCCAGATTCGTACCATGCTAGAAACAGACGTAGTTGCCCAGACTGCGCGTGAATTTTCAGGAGAATAA